The Engystomops pustulosus chromosome 9, aEngPut4.maternal, whole genome shotgun sequence genome includes a window with the following:
- the ABCF1 gene encoding ATP-binding cassette sub-family F member 1 isoform X2: MPRKPELEDDGEERAKDTDKVVKKGKKDKKGKKSFFEELSADNKQAQEEEAAKEREKEDQQQQQKKKDKKKKDRRKQKGGGDDDEDEEEREITERLKKLSVQPSDEEEDPAPAPRRGKKQPAGKNIFAALGNDDSEEEEEEEEEEEEQEQTTKKNKGKKVKEEEQKPNKKGKKNDNRKQKPPSEESEEEIPKEKSKGKKPPPKAPDLSDEEEKKPKKGKGKPKPPQKPPPKSPDLSDEEEKKPKKGKGKPKPPQNRFGVLDDDDDDDMGSAGSEEKLSADEEDDAEEKPAAAEDPYANLSKKEKKKMKKQMDYEKQVATMKKATAAENDFSVSQAELSSRQAMLENASDIKLEKFSISAHGKELFVNADLYVVAGRRYGLVGPNGKGKTTLLKHIANRALNIPPNIDVLLCEQEVVADETPAVQAVLKADTKRLKLLEQEKRLQARLEKGDDSVAELLEKVYEELRASGAASAEAKARRILAGLGFTPEMQDRETKRFSGGWRMRVSLARALFMEPTLLMLDEPTNHLDLNAVIWLNNYLQGWKKTLLIVSHDQGFLDDVCTDIMHLDGQKLYYYRGNYMTFKKMYQQKQKELQKQYEKQEKKLKELKMGGKSAKQAEKQTKEALTRKQQKCRKKNADEESSERAELLKRPKEYTVKFTFPNPPPLSPPILGLHAVDFGYAGQKLLFKNLDFGIDMDSRVCIVGPNGVGKSTLLLLLTGKLTPTRGEMRKNHRLKIGFFNQQYADQLNMEETATEYLQRNFNLPYQDARKCLGRFGLESHAHTIQICKLSGGQKARVVFAELCCREPDVLILDEPTNNLDIESIDALAEAVNEYKGAVITVSHDARLITETNCHLWVVEEQTVNQIEGDFDDYKREVLESLGEVMVHKPKERE; this comes from the exons caaaagaaaaaagacaaaaagaagAAGGACCGGAGGAAACAGAAAGGAGGAGGCGATGATGACGAGGATGAAGAAGAGCGTGAGATTACAGAGAGGCTGAAGAAGCTGTCGGTGCAGCCCAGTGATGAAGAGGAAG ACCCCGCTCCAGCCCCCCGACGCGGTAAGAAACAG CCCGCAGGGAAAAATATCTTTGCCGCTCTCGGTAATGACGAcagtgaggaggaagaggaggaggaggaagaagaggaggagcaggagcagacCACCAAGAAAAATAAGGGCAAGAAGGTGAAG GAGGAAGAGCAGAAACCGaataaaaaaggaaagaaaaatgaCAACAGAAAACAGAAG CCGCCCAGTGAGGAAAGTGAGGAGGAAATCCCCAAGGAAAAATCCAAAGGCAAA AAACCTCCACCCAAAGCTCCCGACCTCAGTGACGAGGAAGAGAAGAAACCGAAGAAGGGCAAAGGAAAACCGAAACCTCCCCAG AAACCTCCACCCAAATCTCCTGACCTCAGTGACGAGGAAGAGAAGAAACCGAAGAAGGGAAAAGGAAAACCGAAACCTCCCCAG AATCGTTTTGGGGTTCTGGATGATGATGACGACGATGACATGGGAAGTGCAGGATCTGAAGAAAAG CTATCGGCTGATGAGGAGGACGACGCCGAGGAGAAGCCGGCCGCAGCTGAGGATCCTTACGCCAACTTAagtaagaaggagaagaagaagatgaagaagCAG ATGGATTATGAGAAGCAGGTGGCCACCATGAAGAAGGCCACAGCGGCAGAGAACGACTTCTCCGTGTCGCAGGCGGAGCTCTCGTCTCGGCAGGCCATGCTGGAGAACGCCTCCGACATCAAG TTGGAGAAGTTCAGTATTTCTGCCCACGGCAAGGAGTTATTTGTGAACGCGGACCTGTACGTGGTGGCGGGCCGGCGATACGGTTTAGTGGGTCCCAATGG GAAAGGGAAGACCACACTCCTAAAACACATCGCCAACCGGGCACTCAACATCCCCCCAAACATTGATGTGTTGCTCTGTGAGCAGG AGGTCGTGGCTGATGAAACCCCGGCCGTCCAGGCCGTTCTCAAAGCCGACACAAAGCGACTCAAGTTgttggagcaggagaagaggctgCAGGCCCGGCTGGAGAAAGGAGATGACAGCGTAGCCGAGCTGCTGGAGAAG GTATATGAGGAGTTACGAGCATCCGGAGCCGCCTCTGCAGAAGCTAAAGCCCGCAGGATCTTGGCTGGTTTGGGCTTTACCCCAGAAATGCAGGATCGGGAGACTAAGAGGTTCAGCGGagggtggaggatgagggtgtCACTGGCCAG GGCGCTCTTCATGGAACCGACGCTCCTCATGTTGGACGAACCGACAAATCACTTGGATCTCAACGCCGTCATCTGGCTCAACAA TTACCTCCAGGGCTGGAAGAAAACCCTCCTCATAGTGTCCCACGACCAGGGATTTTTGGACGACGTATGTACAGACATAATGCACCTGGACGGACAGAAGTTGTATTATTACCGGGGAAACTACA TGACATTTAAGAAGATGTATCAGCAAAAGCAGAAGGAGCTACAGAAACAGTATGAAAAGCAAGAGAAGAAGCTAAAGGAGTTAAAGATGGGAGGGAAATCTGCCAAGCAAGCG GAGAAACAGACAAAAGAAGCCTTAACGAGAAAGCAGCAGAAATGTCGGAAGAAGAACGCGGACGAGGAGAGCAGCGAACGGGCCGAGTTACTGAAGAGGCCCAAGGAGTACACCGTGAAATTCACCTTCCCCAACCCCCCGCCGCTCAGTCCCCCCATCCTGGGCCTGCACG CCGTGGATTTTGGTTATGCTGGACAGAAGCTGCTTTTTAAGAACTTGGATTTTGGCATAGACATGGACTCCAGAG TTTGTATTGTGGGTCCAAACGGTGTGGGGAAGAGTACgctactcctgctgctgacggGTAAACTGACCCCT ACAAGAGGAGAGATGAGGAAGAATCACCGTCTG AAAATCGGCTTCTTTAACCAGCAGTACGCAGACCAGCTCAACATGGAGGAGACGGCCACCGAATACCTGCAGAGGAACTTCAACCTGCCCTATCAGGACGCGCGCAAGTGCCTGGGGAGGTTCGGTCTAGAGAGCCACGCGCACACCATCCAGATCTGTAAGCTGTCAG GGGGGCAGAAAGCTCGCGTGGTCTTTGCCGAGTTGTGTTGTAGGGAACCCGATGTCCTCATTTTG gatgaaCCTACAAATAACCTGGATATTGAGTCTATTGATGCTCTGGCTGAGGCAGTGAATGAATATAAAGGAG CGGTGATCACTGTCAGCCATGACGCCCGCCTCATCACAGAGACTAACTGCCACCTGTGGGTAGTGGAGGAACAGACTGTGAACCAGATTGAAGGCGACTTTGATGACTACAAGAGGGAAGTCCTGGAGAGCCTGGGAGAGGTGATGGTCCACAAGCCTAAGGAGAGGGAGTGA
- the ABCF1 gene encoding ATP-binding cassette sub-family F member 1 isoform X1: protein MPRKPELEDDGEERAKDTDKVVKKGKKDKKGKKSFFEELSADNKQAQEEEAAKEREKEDQQQQQKKKDKKKKDRRKQKGGGDDDEDEEEREITERLKKLSVQPSDEEEDPAPAPRRGKKQPAGKNIFAALGNDDSEEEEEEEEEEEEQEQTTKKNKGKKVKEEEQKPNKKGKKNDNRKQKPPSEESEEEIPKEKSKGKKPPPKAPDLSDEEEKKPKKGKGKPKPPQPQNEESEEEKPKEKSKGKKPPPKSPDLSDEEEKKPKKGKGKPKPPQNRFGVLDDDDDDDMGSAGSEEKLSADEEDDAEEKPAAAEDPYANLSKKEKKKMKKQMDYEKQVATMKKATAAENDFSVSQAELSSRQAMLENASDIKLEKFSISAHGKELFVNADLYVVAGRRYGLVGPNGKGKTTLLKHIANRALNIPPNIDVLLCEQEVVADETPAVQAVLKADTKRLKLLEQEKRLQARLEKGDDSVAELLEKVYEELRASGAASAEAKARRILAGLGFTPEMQDRETKRFSGGWRMRVSLARALFMEPTLLMLDEPTNHLDLNAVIWLNNYLQGWKKTLLIVSHDQGFLDDVCTDIMHLDGQKLYYYRGNYMTFKKMYQQKQKELQKQYEKQEKKLKELKMGGKSAKQAEKQTKEALTRKQQKCRKKNADEESSERAELLKRPKEYTVKFTFPNPPPLSPPILGLHAVDFGYAGQKLLFKNLDFGIDMDSRVCIVGPNGVGKSTLLLLLTGKLTPTRGEMRKNHRLKIGFFNQQYADQLNMEETATEYLQRNFNLPYQDARKCLGRFGLESHAHTIQICKLSGGQKARVVFAELCCREPDVLILDEPTNNLDIESIDALAEAVNEYKGAVITVSHDARLITETNCHLWVVEEQTVNQIEGDFDDYKREVLESLGEVMVHKPKERE from the exons caaaagaaaaaagacaaaaagaagAAGGACCGGAGGAAACAGAAAGGAGGAGGCGATGATGACGAGGATGAAGAAGAGCGTGAGATTACAGAGAGGCTGAAGAAGCTGTCGGTGCAGCCCAGTGATGAAGAGGAAG ACCCCGCTCCAGCCCCCCGACGCGGTAAGAAACAG CCCGCAGGGAAAAATATCTTTGCCGCTCTCGGTAATGACGAcagtgaggaggaagaggaggaggaggaagaagaggaggagcaggagcagacCACCAAGAAAAATAAGGGCAAGAAGGTGAAG GAGGAAGAGCAGAAACCGaataaaaaaggaaagaaaaatgaCAACAGAAAACAGAAG CCGCCCAGTGAGGAAAGTGAGGAGGAAATCCCCAAGGAAAAATCCAAAGGCAAA AAACCTCCACCCAAAGCTCCCGACCTCAGTGACGAGGAAGAGAAGAAACCGAAGAAGGGCAAAGGAAAACCGAAACCTCCCCAG CCACAAAATGAGGAAAGTGAGGAGGAAAAGCCAAAAGAAAAATCCAAAGGCAAA AAACCTCCACCCAAATCTCCTGACCTCAGTGACGAGGAAGAGAAGAAACCGAAGAAGGGAAAAGGAAAACCGAAACCTCCCCAG AATCGTTTTGGGGTTCTGGATGATGATGACGACGATGACATGGGAAGTGCAGGATCTGAAGAAAAG CTATCGGCTGATGAGGAGGACGACGCCGAGGAGAAGCCGGCCGCAGCTGAGGATCCTTACGCCAACTTAagtaagaaggagaagaagaagatgaagaagCAG ATGGATTATGAGAAGCAGGTGGCCACCATGAAGAAGGCCACAGCGGCAGAGAACGACTTCTCCGTGTCGCAGGCGGAGCTCTCGTCTCGGCAGGCCATGCTGGAGAACGCCTCCGACATCAAG TTGGAGAAGTTCAGTATTTCTGCCCACGGCAAGGAGTTATTTGTGAACGCGGACCTGTACGTGGTGGCGGGCCGGCGATACGGTTTAGTGGGTCCCAATGG GAAAGGGAAGACCACACTCCTAAAACACATCGCCAACCGGGCACTCAACATCCCCCCAAACATTGATGTGTTGCTCTGTGAGCAGG AGGTCGTGGCTGATGAAACCCCGGCCGTCCAGGCCGTTCTCAAAGCCGACACAAAGCGACTCAAGTTgttggagcaggagaagaggctgCAGGCCCGGCTGGAGAAAGGAGATGACAGCGTAGCCGAGCTGCTGGAGAAG GTATATGAGGAGTTACGAGCATCCGGAGCCGCCTCTGCAGAAGCTAAAGCCCGCAGGATCTTGGCTGGTTTGGGCTTTACCCCAGAAATGCAGGATCGGGAGACTAAGAGGTTCAGCGGagggtggaggatgagggtgtCACTGGCCAG GGCGCTCTTCATGGAACCGACGCTCCTCATGTTGGACGAACCGACAAATCACTTGGATCTCAACGCCGTCATCTGGCTCAACAA TTACCTCCAGGGCTGGAAGAAAACCCTCCTCATAGTGTCCCACGACCAGGGATTTTTGGACGACGTATGTACAGACATAATGCACCTGGACGGACAGAAGTTGTATTATTACCGGGGAAACTACA TGACATTTAAGAAGATGTATCAGCAAAAGCAGAAGGAGCTACAGAAACAGTATGAAAAGCAAGAGAAGAAGCTAAAGGAGTTAAAGATGGGAGGGAAATCTGCCAAGCAAGCG GAGAAACAGACAAAAGAAGCCTTAACGAGAAAGCAGCAGAAATGTCGGAAGAAGAACGCGGACGAGGAGAGCAGCGAACGGGCCGAGTTACTGAAGAGGCCCAAGGAGTACACCGTGAAATTCACCTTCCCCAACCCCCCGCCGCTCAGTCCCCCCATCCTGGGCCTGCACG CCGTGGATTTTGGTTATGCTGGACAGAAGCTGCTTTTTAAGAACTTGGATTTTGGCATAGACATGGACTCCAGAG TTTGTATTGTGGGTCCAAACGGTGTGGGGAAGAGTACgctactcctgctgctgacggGTAAACTGACCCCT ACAAGAGGAGAGATGAGGAAGAATCACCGTCTG AAAATCGGCTTCTTTAACCAGCAGTACGCAGACCAGCTCAACATGGAGGAGACGGCCACCGAATACCTGCAGAGGAACTTCAACCTGCCCTATCAGGACGCGCGCAAGTGCCTGGGGAGGTTCGGTCTAGAGAGCCACGCGCACACCATCCAGATCTGTAAGCTGTCAG GGGGGCAGAAAGCTCGCGTGGTCTTTGCCGAGTTGTGTTGTAGGGAACCCGATGTCCTCATTTTG gatgaaCCTACAAATAACCTGGATATTGAGTCTATTGATGCTCTGGCTGAGGCAGTGAATGAATATAAAGGAG CGGTGATCACTGTCAGCCATGACGCCCGCCTCATCACAGAGACTAACTGCCACCTGTGGGTAGTGGAGGAACAGACTGTGAACCAGATTGAAGGCGACTTTGATGACTACAAGAGGGAAGTCCTGGAGAGCCTGGGAGAGGTGATGGTCCACAAGCCTAAGGAGAGGGAGTGA